A stretch of DNA from Montipora foliosa isolate CH-2021 chromosome 4, ASM3666993v2, whole genome shotgun sequence:
CACTTGCAATGAGCTTATTCATTTCGTTAATAGCTTGCGAACTTATTTCGTTTGCAGTGCGCTGATTCATTTTGTCAATAGCTTgcgaatttattttgtttgcagtgTGCTGATTCAATTTGTTAATAGTTTGCGAATTTATTTTGTTCGGAGAGTGCTGAAGTATTTTGTGTTCAGTGGgagaatttattttgtttgctgTGCATTACATTTTGCTAGATGAGCGACTTTTTGTAATAACAGGAACTAACAGGAACTTACTTAAAGCATTGTTTTTAGTCATTGGTACTTTTGATGCCACCTTGAATACACCTTGTTTTCCAGGATGAAACGGAAGTGGCTTGCCTCTGGCGTATTCTCGTGTGCTATAATTCTGTTGTACGTTGCTGACCTGTCTTCATCCGAGGTGACCTCAACTGAAGGGTTAGCTGGTCCTACTATGCACCATCCAAGGAGGGTACGAACTGCGTTCGGGTCCTGGGCCTCACCAGATATCACCTCCTTTGGTTTAATCGCCTTTGGGAATTTGGAGCCAATCAGTGTTTCAACATCGAGTTTTTCATCTAGTGGCGgtattttgtcttttattttcttcagatGCTGCCAATTCCCTGCCACTGCAGAAGTTGGAATTTGGTCCTTTCTGGATGGGATTACGTCTCTCACATATGCTTTAGGGAGTTCGACCTTCGCGCGTCTTTCGGGGCATTCCGCTATTAATCCGTAATAGTTTGCGAATTTATTTTGTTCGGAGAGTGCTGAAGTATTTTGTGTTCAGTGGgagaatttattttgtttgctgTGCATTACATTTTGCTAGATGAGCGACTTTTTGTAATATGTTGTTAAATTATGACAATGACCAGCGTTTATCGCAAGCCAACACACACGGATGAATACCTCCAGTTCAGTTCCCATCTCCCCCTTATACATAAGCTAGGCGTGATACGCACCAGAGACCAAGCAGGCGCTGAGCTCGAGAATGGGACAGCATAAAAGACCAAGTACCATCGAGGCACAGAATTCTGCCGTCTATAACCATTTACGAAGCTCGGGGCACTCGTTTGATCTAAGTGATGTCAAGATCCTGGACAAGGAAGAAAACTGGGTCAGACGTGGCATGAAAGAAGCTGTTTGGGAGAGGGTGGAGGGCCCTTCTCTTAACaagaaagggggggggggctacGGTTCGTGCTATCGCACACTTGGGGCCGTGCGTTTCGGGACGTGCCGAGTCAGCTATCACGTGACACTTGCGTGACCCAAGCTGACTCGGCAGTTTCCTGATTAAGGCCGTGTGATATGGCCGAAACGTCGATCGTTCGtctataattttccagtaagtgaattattttggttttattATGTTGTTAAATTACTAGGAAAGGTGTGCCCTTTATGGGCTTCCGtagaattgaccgtgaccctgcgcaatcttttgttttcgcttcgcacgggtttgcaaattagttgagcataatttaatcgaaggatttgattggttatcttctcgaaaaaaggtgtattttgtgcagggtcaaggcaaacaatatggacaaaaacatgaaacaaaggaacttgtcgagtttcataaccatctccatgcattaactttGGTTCACGCAATCAACGACTATAACTTTCAGGATATTCAggatattcttgtcgttttatgtcaatcaatttcgttagttcccagtccgtacagttgtatttttgaatttaaatatatCTGTATGTGAATAATAaacacttctgatgatgtatgttatagcatacgaaacgttaagtttattaaagttatgcatttcaagcaaatgtttgtaaccgctgtttgcgttttattcctattgaaactaacatggcccaagtcaaagaactTTTATgagacttcatcagggattctaACAACATGTCTAAAGGGAACTAGTTTTATACATGAAGTGATAGTACAAAAGCACGTTCCAGTAAGGGTGTGAACCGCAAGACACCCACAAGAAATGCGCACAGGATGTAACGTAAATCCTGCGTAGAAATGGtgtaaagtttaattttggggctcatgATTTAAAGTTAAatcgtgagccccaaaattaaactttacaAAAAATTGCTAAATGGAAGCAGAGGCACAATGTAGCGCAAATGAGTGTTGCCGGTGAGGAGGGAGATGTTTGTCAAAAAACACTCGAAAGCTGTAAAGAGCGGGTAAAGGAATTGGTAAGAGGTTTTGAACCAGCCGACATTTGGAATCAGGATGAGACTGGTACAATGTGGAAAGCGCTACCTGAGAAATCCTTAGCAGAAAGGGGCAAGCGCTGCAGAGGTGGGAAAAATGCCAAGCAAAGAATCACAGCAGCGTTTTTTGTGAATGCCACTGGTGGAAAGGAAACCCCAATCCTAATTGACAGTAGTAAAAAAACCCGCTGTTTCACAAATTTGCCGGATATCTCTCGTCCTTGTGGAGTTGATTATTTCAGTAATGACAAGGCGTGGATGAAGTCAGACATTATGATAAATGTCCTGACGGCAAACTAAACAACAAGCTTAAGCGCACTGACCGACAGATACTCTTGTTTCTGGACAATGCGCCCTGCCATCCCTCTTCTGTGAAGGGTATGTTCTCGAATATCAAAATTGACTTTCTTCCAAAGAACACCACCTCAAGCACTCAACCCCTAGATACTGGCATCATAAAAACATGGAAGGAGCATTATCGACGGAAGCTTTTGCGATAGATTGCCAGTGAAATTGATGGTGAAAAATCAGCAAGCGAGATCATCAAGTCTGTTCACTTGTTGATGGCTATCAGGTGGATGGTGAGCGCTTGGGAGGAGGTGAAGCCAGAAGTTATAATTAGGTGTTTCAAGCACGTGGGAATGTATCCCGATGAAGCAGAAGCCATTGAGATTGACGATCCTTTTGCTGGCGAGGAGGAGCTCGAGATGGAAACCTTGCTGTCCAAAATTTCTACCTCGGGGCAAGATCTTGACATGTCAAGCTTTGATGATGACGTAGACGCATATGAGCCACCGATAGACACCTCTTCGCCAAACTGGAGAGAGAATTTGCGCTCTGAAATTGTAGAAGAGATTGCTAAGGAGAGTGATGACGACGAAGCTAGCGATGATTTTGATCTTCCTTTGAAGACTCCAGAGGTCAGTTCTGTCAAGGGAGCTCTCGGTCTTGTTAATACGTTGGCGGAGTTTTCTGATTGGCAGGGTAACGAAGACCTGTGTAAAGCTGTTGCACGCGTTAAAGATGTCTTGGTGGATTCACAACTCCACTCATTGAAACAATCATCGATCATGAACTTCTTTATTACGTCTTACAAGACCTAGATTAGAGACTCAAAATACTGTTGTCTGAACCGTTGctgttttacttttttatatatatagaACTGATATATGATGTCATAATTGCGCCTTAGTGCTGTATCAGTGCGTTAGCACTTTTTGGCCGTTGTTGTGCTACGCATTGTAATCATCTGAATAAGAAATTAGACGTTTTGATGCGTGAACTATACCTTCGCAAACCCCTTCTACAACAAGCAATGACTAAATGTTATCTACAATACTATACTATACAACACTATTAATAACTCATTTACATATCCAAACCTTTATGCtaaaagctctcgtaagcgaccagccTCTATTGTTTTAGGGCGTGATCGCTTACGAGAGCccattctcgtaagcgaccagctCCAGTTACGACCAATTTTTCGAATTCCCGAGGTGGTTGCTTAATATAATGCATATCAAATATGAAAAGTTATAATAAAAAGCTCACTGACAAGAAAGAAGAACGCTTAAATGCACTGTTGTTTCTCTTTGTCCACAAGGACATGATATCCTTGGATTTTGATGCAGTTATTGACGACTATGCTAAACGTAACCTCCTGCAGTGAAGGAATTTTTCATCTTTGTTAGTAGGCCATGTGAATGCAATGGGATGACTCCGTGAATAGTTTGCTTACTACAACGATATCGTTTTCTAGCATAGTTTAAAAAATCTCAAATTGTGCCTTCTGAAGCCTTAAGTTTTGGTCAAAAATGCTCCCAGAATGCTATAAGGAGCAGCTTGACTAACGTGAATTTTTCGGATAGAGGGCATGTGGAGTGGGGgcagggggagggaggggtgcGCTGTCGCCGCAATTTCTTCGGCCCCCTCTTTCTAGAATTTCTGGATCCGTCCCTGGTAAGACTACTGTCACGTCTCTTTCTAACTTGACGGCATCTACCCGTTTCTTCTGTTCACAAGGTATACTGCGACTCTGTATCTAAGCTCAGCAACGCTGCTATCTTGTTCCAAGCCGACGCTAAGCAAGAATTATTTGACCTTTGGCAGGAAATCAGGGTTGATAAGGATTCATTCAGTACGACAGCTACCAGTTGTGCCAGGAAATGGGGTAGATAGCTGTTCATTTTTATGGTAGCAGATAATTCTTTTTCACGGACAAAAGAAGCAAATTCacatttcacaaaacaaaaaacgctTCAATCACGCTTCACATTAATTAATCAAGTCACGATTCACGATGCAGGAAAAACGAAATTAACGTTCCACGAGGAGTAAAAGGGTCCGATCACGGCTCACGAAAATACCCTATACCCCCTTCATTATACGGTGCAAATAGCGACCGAAAATTCTGCATGACTCTCTGGTCTTTCTGCTGAACTTATGGGACCAATGACGATGTACTAGCTTGGAGTTTGCTTTGGATTCCGctgctttcatttttttgggTCTCGATGAGATCTTTAACTCCTTCAAGTAATGAAATGCACCTAGCAGGAAGATCTTCGCCTTCACGCCGAGCAGCCACGTAGAAAGTGGAATATATTTCCTTGGATCGGAAACAATGTAATCGAATAATCTTCATACATTATACTGTGCAACTGGTTCCCACCCAGGCTCCACTTGGTTCGTTAATCAGAAGAACCGAAATTGtcaattttgacatttttgttcTGTTGCTCCGATTTCTGTTCCGTCCTAAATTTCGTTCTGTCACTTTAAATTCTGTTCTGTTGCTCCAATTTCTGTTGCTTCAATTTCTGTTCTGGTTTCCTAAATTATATTCCATTGAATCAATAAAATACACAAGATCTTCAATATAGGACTTTCGCGCATATGACCCCTCATATCCAGCATGCTATTTACTTCATTTACCTCATAAGGGATAACGATCTGACGTCACTGTGTGAGGTTCTCTGATTGGGcggaaaaaagacaattgcgCAAATTTCCGTCCCGATTCTCgtcccgtctcgactgactgcccaTACTGTTACGCCCGGTGTAGCGAATCGACCCCAATCGAACTAAATTTCAATCGAACACAATCGAACCCAATCCGTGGATTGAGTTCGATCGAGTTCGGCAATCGAACCAAATCGTACTCAAAGCTCGAGTTGCTTCAGTATAAACGTGTGTGTTTTGTAAAATAGGAGAGAAAGGCCGTGCTTTTCGTGTTTCGCGGACAATTGGGTCACCTTCAACGTGAATTGGTTGCGGCCCTGTGGCCTGTTAGTTAATGCTTCGATTACTTGGTAAGTGAAGACGTTGTAAGTAGAATTCACCAGTTCAAGAAATTTACCGCAAGAAATCTTGTGCTACCCTTGGggaaaacaatgcaaaactaatgCATAATTTTCGCCTTTAGTAGAGTCTATGGAGCACCATTCGATGATCCTAAAGGCCGCTGGAGGAAAGGAGGTTATCCTGAAGTTTACAATACAGCATTGGACGAAATCAGGAGCTCATCAACGACGAAATTACTTTACCTGGAAGCTTCAAAGATACCGAGATGGAAGAGTCCGAGGAAGAAATAACGAGCTACCAGCCCCAAACGAAACAGCCTGACAGATCAGCAAAGCAAAGACAGAGAGACAAcgggaaaagaaaagcagaatCAGACAATCTTTACTCTTTGGAAGCAAAAATCAAGAGAACTGAGGAGTCCATTGAAAAACTACAAAAACACTTGGACAATAAAACTTGTCCGAAGTCGCTACGTTACACTGCGCGGGCAAATATCCCGCCGGACGAACAGTTCGAAAAAGACATTCAGGCGGTTAAACTAAAAGCAGAGCAAGGTTTCCTCTCAGCGCTAACTAGATTTAACCACCGCcgccttgaaaaacaaaagactaggCTTCGTAAGGAGAAAGGCAAAACTGTCCAAAAGGGCACTCCTAAGAGAGGCTCGCTCTAATACAAGCAAATTACAAAACCAACCGCTGTCTGCGGATATCAGTGTTAAAAGCCAAGCAGCTTTTCTAGGAATGGATTCCGAGAAGGTGCCAACACTACTGTCAACATTAAAAGCAGCTGTAAGCAATAAAAATGTTGCCAAAAGTACACATGTTTTTTCACTGAGTCATGTGATAACACTACCCACAAAGAAAGCGCAAAGAAGGGAAAATATAGActgacaaagaaacaaatgaaaacaaaaaagcgCAATGAACGCAGAAAAGTATCAAACAATTCCCTTACAAACAACAATGGGAATTTTATAAAAAACCTCTCTGAGGAGGTTTTAACTGACACCCAAATTAGCTTATTGACGAAGGGCCTAAAATTTATACCCACTGCCacagtaaagaaaaataaaataaagcgcCAGCTCTTACAGGACTATAAAGCCTTCGCAAGAAGAATGCGcttaaaatacatttttcatggGCAAAACAAATCAATCCACCCCTTCTATGTAAAATCGAATTGGGAACCGCAAGTTCAACCATCAGTAACATTAGAACACTACGTGGAAGAGGTCAAACCTCAAATTGAGGAGATAAAAATAACCAGACCAAAACACAACTTTTCATGCAAAGAACGAAAAGCACTGAAcgctttgaaacacaataaagaTCTAAACCACACTTGTTGTcatgaataaaaatgataaaatacgaGAGGGCTAAGTCCAAATCAATGACCTAAATAACTACAAGCCTCTTGACAAACCCATAGTGAAAGAAACACATACGAAAGTACGGTGGTTTGTAAGGGCCATCAatagttcagaaaaaaaattccataatGACACTTAGTAACTGTCAATTGACACATATAACTGataattgacacttataagtgccaattgacaagtgtcaattgccagttataagtgttaattgctacttataagtgtcaattgccagttataagtgttaattgctacttataagtgtcaattgccggttataagtgtcaattgctacttataagtgtcaattgccagttataagtgtcaattcttacttataagtgtcaattgccggtTATAAGTGacaattgccagttataagtgtcaattgctacttataagtgtcaaatgccagttataagtgtgaATTGCCAGTTACTATCGTTGACAGTTGGAAGAGTAAATggcagttataagtgtcaattgacagttactaagtgtcattatgaattttttttttctgaactatTGATGGCCCTTACAAACCACCGTACGAAAGTGTCACGCTTGATCAGTCAGAATTAAGCCGTAACAACTGGCATAttgtaaaacatggactggattggatttgtaaaacgcggactggatttgtaaaacgcggatttgtaaaacacggatttgtaaaacacggatttgtaaaacacggatttgtaaaacatggatttgtaaaacgcggatttgtaaaacgcgaatttgtaaaacacggatttgtaaaacacggatttgtaaaacacggatttgtaaaaggtgtctgtctgtctgtctgtccctttttaatcttaattcttttactttatattattttcattttatgttaCCGCTTCACATTCAAATAATTCCTCTAAAAGATTGTTTGATTTTGAGTAATATTAGCATTTGGAAATTTTTACGAATAATCGAGAAATACGAGAAGCACTCGCTTACAGCGAGTAAGTATTCCCGGCATTTTCGGCATTCCCTcgtgttcaaaaacaaaattccacGTAGTTATATTTAACTTTACAATGCATTCGGCgcgtttttattttaaaaaattatcaaCATCTCAATACACAGGAGCTGGTCAAGACCGATTTTCCGCCTATTCAAAGCGACGCTTCGAGAAGGAAGCCGGTATCCTCCATAGTGTCAAAGGTCACAGAAATATTTCCGGGTTCCTGAGGTTTTGTAACGAGCCCTATGCCATAATGATGGAGTATTCGTGCTTCGACTTCGGTCATTTTGGCGTAGAAAAAAAGGTGACCACACTTCAAGATTTCGTGCATGTGGTAGACGCTGAATTTGACTTTTCCTCGTTCGCCGATGTGTTATTGGTGTGCACAATAGACGTGGTCACTGGGCTAGATTTTCTACATGTAATACCTTTTCGGaatctttgaacaaaaaaattgcatcacTGTACCCTTGAACTTGGAAAAAGTAAAAGCCCACGATGGACTGGGAAGTCCAATGTTATGCGAAGTTTGCAAGGACGTCACGAGCTACACAGAAACGGCATTGCCCACAGAGACCTAAAACCAGGCAATACTTTGGTTTGCAACCAACACTACGACAAAGATGACCTTGAAACATCATATGCCAAATGCCCTATTGTCTGTAAACTCGCAGACTTCGGTCTTAGCAGGTCACTGAAGTCGAAGTCGAAGCACGAATAGTCCATCATTATGGCATAGGGCTCGTGACAAAACCTGAGGAACCCGGAGATATTTCTGTGGCCTTTGAGACTATGGAGGATACCGGCTTCCTTCTCGAAGCGTCGCTTTGAATCGGCGGATTCACCTTTTAACTTCTTGACACAAACATGACGCTGCATCTCTCCGAATGTACAGTCAGCTTAATAGACGGTCCCAAATGTCCCGCTTCCAAGCTCTTCTCTAATTTTTACAGAGCTCCATGAGAACTCTGGAAACTCAAATCCACGTCGCCGTTTTCTGGTCAGGGATGGAAGTTTAAAAGAAGCCGCCATCTCCTGCCTCGCACAATAACCTATCTTCTCCCGCGCAAATTTAAAAGATGCAAATTTATTTTCTACAGAGGTCTAcaatgcatttttaaaattacgGTCTTTTGGCAGCCTGGTTGTTTGTATGTCACGTACACTTTTCTTTGTTCCATGTTTGCCCTAGTAAAATGACCTATTCCCGTAAAACGTTGGAAATCGGTTTTGACCAGCTCCTGTGTATTGAGATGttggtaattttaaaaatgaaaacgcGCTGAATGCATTGTAAAGTTGAACACGAGGGAATGCCGAAAATGCCGGGAATACTTACTCGCTGTAAGCGAGTGCTTCTCGTATTTCTCGATTATTCGTAAAAATTTCCAAATGCTAATATTACTCAAAATCAAACAATCTTTTAGAGGAATTATTTGAATGTGAAGAGGtaacataaaatgaaaataatataaagtaaaagaattaagattaaaaagggacagacagaaataaacaaataaacagtcaaacaatgctatcatttttacaaaaaatgatagatcaccttttacaaatccgtgctttacaaatccgtgttttacaaatccagtccacgttttacaaatccaatccaGTCGATGTTTTACAATATGCCGTAACAACTATATCgatgacatgactaaaaaatggttGTCTCAAACACCAAATCCACCGCGAATACCTGAATTCTATACCCTCACTAAAATCCACAAACCTACTCTTGTAGGGAGACCAATAATCTCTGGTTGTAACGGGCCTACAGAAAGAATATCAGCATTTGTTGACACATTACTTCAGCCTATTTCCACATCACAAACGTCTTATCTTAAAGACTCCACAGATTTCATCAACTTCATTGAAAAGACGAAGAAGGGAAAACGAACTTTCCTCGTAACGATGAATGTCACAAGTCTATATACAAATATACCGCAAGAAGAGGGAATCACTACAGTATGCAATGCGTAcgaaaactttcacaaaaataacccgAAAGAACTATCTACAAATTCACGGTACCGCTATGGGTAAGAAAATGGCCGTTGCTTTcgcaaatatctttatggccGACATCGAGACAGAAATTCTTAGCAAAAGCGTCATAAAGCCActgatttggaaacgatacattgacgacattttttcgttgtgggatgtcagcaaaccggatatagacaagttcatcacacaagcaaactcacgccaccctacaataaaatttacggctgagaTCCCGAACACTGAAGCCACATTTCTAGACACTGTTGTATACAAagccaaacgttttcaaaatcaatccacTCTGGATGTAAAAACACACTTCAAGccaactgaaacctttcagtacacCCATTTTTCCTCCTTCCACCCACCAGGTGTCAAAAAAGGATTCGTGAAGGGCGAAGCCCTAAGACTCCTACgcactaactcttcaaaaacaacttttgaagagaacatttacaaatttaaatcaCGTCTCCTTGCTAGAGGTTATTCGAAACGTCTGATTGAGACACTTCTATCGGACATCAAATTTACAGAAAGGGAATCActgctgaaacaaaaaaattaagacccAAAGGATATCTCCAAAAGGATATCTCTCCAGCTTCTGATAGCTTCTGATAGAATCAGTCGTCTTCAGTTAAACGCTGTACTGTTCTTCCGTCTGGTCAAACACTACAGCGCAGAATATCAACAAAATACAGTCGATTCAAAACTTTGCATGCAAGATCATCACGAACTCAAAGAAATCCGACCATGTGACACCATTGCTACGTCATCTGAACTGGCTCCCTGTTCGAGAACAATTACAATATAGAGACTCAATCTTAGCAttcaaatgcataaatggtaTAGCTCCACAATGTCTGACTCACTAGCAAATTCAAAAAGCGTTCAAAAATCCACACCCGTAACGCACGGAACGCAAACACTATACAAATACCACTCTTTAGAACAGCAGCAGGTCAACGTACCTTTGCTTATAGaggcgcaaaaatttggaaCAACCTGAACGCTGATGTCAGAGAAAACACAACCCTTCGTAGCTTCAAAAAGACTTTGAAAAGCCAATTGTTGAACTCGTTTCTTACGGACTCCAGCATATCTTAGGGACTTTTATACcattattataaaattaatcataattttaatatcagtcattttattttatatcagTCATTTTATCAAACATTTTTGTAAATAGTACCTGTAAAACCATGATGGAAGATCCTATTAAagtattatattatattatattatctTGCCCTTTGTGACACTCACCCGGGAGTGCAACACcttaaaaaaagttttattagaAAAATGGCACTTTATACAAAATCAGCCTTCTCTacggcaaattttcaaagagccaccactcataTCCTTTATTAAAAAGAGGAAAATCTCTCAAGGACGTGCTTGTGAGAGCGaaactttaaagtgcccctgtgaccaaaaaatcaattcatatttttctttggatttcaaaactatgttaacgaaacactaagtgacccacgttttaagccttgatttcaaaaagacacctctttattttaactgtaatgtcctatttaatggtccgccattactaacattatgttcttgagagagctggatcgaggagaaaatgacgtcaaaggctcactagtttaagaatgcaatacgtgtgtacgccgcagaattaatatgcatcACGGGGgatttgggctttcagacttttaaactcacgctttgcatatataataagctgcgttcacacgctgagattttaagctagtgagcctctgacgtcacttttccctggatccaaccgtctgaggtccaatcggtcagttttgaacgtgagtaatggcggaccgtgaaatccaaaacttacactcaaagtaaacggcctttggataaaaatcaaagctcaaaattttgccagtcaggtgttaagcaaacacactttcaaaatctgaaggaaaaaaggaagtggttttttttatcacaggggcactttaaagaggTCAAAGACCGGAAATACGGTACAAAAATCTCAACCGTCAAGGAGTTGTGTAGGTCTGTCAATCCTTGCTACCTCCTCCTGGTGTTACgcgatttaacaaattgatgtcagtttttcatgcgtctgtcctgttattgacaaggaATTCATtgtgaatttcgtcataacattgtcaaagtagtccgCGGACCTACTCCGCTATAGCCTCGTGGATCcgcagctactttgacaatgttatgacgaaattcatgattaATAACAGGATAGATCCGCAGACTACAGAGTAGATCCGCAGACTAACAGAGtcgatccgcagactactttgacaatgttatgacgaaattcattgtcaatagcgggacagacgcatgaaaaactgacataaatttgttttttacaataacaaaaaggcagaggggtaaaaattaagtcaaaacacgagaagaacgcgagacagaaatgcgagaaacttcaatctgacgggAGCAATATCGCgccattatcgcataaattataaatttatgtgtctgtccgcttattactgggttgccgtatggcaatcccagtcggaaaatgggtagattattattattatgtttattttccgtgtcggaaaaagtcttgcctgtcactcccctggtaagtggtgtctttgtgcatagagccctctgcgcgtattttcttaggatcgagagggtagtggaaatgcgtagatttctctggtggatacaggagaatcattaacttagtccaacctcgttcccagggctctTCTCCGCGGAGGGGAAGGTGGGGAGGGtgggaaaagccctgggaacgaggttgaacttagcctgcaatggcgtcgaaagtcatgaaacgcgaatggcgttttagtggatctttgaataaaatatacccttatgaagctcaataatggaaagtcagttggataaaccaggcaggcggtgaaaaaccaacacctggaatctcaaaagcgacgagtaatggacttcgacaacaatctatcgcccgtcgagctgaaatcaaagtgagctgtatttctaaaataatatttaaccaagtgtgacggttatgtagaacactgaaaccaaatggaaaattatctggtaacttatgggttcaacaaagacagagaacgattgaacgaatcgaacaccttacgtggatctgtgatcaactctgcacagtcttcaggtaaaaaaaataattagaaatgtaacagccaagaattatttgaaagaaagcttgt
This window harbors:
- the LOC138001330 gene encoding tigger transposable element-derived protein 6-like, with the protein product MSVAGEEGDVCQKTLESCKERVKELVRGFEPADIWNQDETGTMWKALPEKSLAERGKRCRGGKNAKQRITAAFFVNATGGKETPILIDSSKKTRCFTNLPDISRPCGVDYFSNDKAWMKSDIMINVLTAN